The genome window CCCGCGAGCAGCTTCGCAATGTTGCCGCGGTGACGCCACACGAGCAGCACGCTCATCGCGAGCACGGCCCATGCGACCGGGTTGTGGCTCGTGCCGAACAGGAACACGTCGAACACCGGCGCGAACACGGCCGCCACCAGCGCCGCGAGCGACGAATAGCGGAAGAAGAACGCGACGATCAGCCAGGTCAGCGCGGTCGCGAGCCCGAGCACCGGGTGCACCGCGAGCAGCACGCCGGCCGCGGTCGCGACGCCCTTGCCGCCCTGGAAGCGGAAGAACACCGGATAGAGGTGGCCGAGGAACACGGCGATCGCGACCCATGCGACCGCGACGTCCGGCAGGCCGAAGCGCCGGGCGAGCCAGACGGCAATCCAGCCCTTGAATGCATCGCCGACGAGCGTCAGGATCGCGGCCTTCTTGTTGCCGCTGCGCAGCACGTTGGTCGCGCCGGGATTCTTCGACCCGTACGAACGCGGGTCGGCCAGGCCCATCGCGCCACTGACGACGACGGCGAATGACACCGAACCGATCAGGTAGGCAACGAGGGCGGCGAGCAGGATCTGCATGCGGAGGACTCTTCTTTCAACGTATCGGTAAAGGGACGGCTGCGCGCGGCACGCCGAAACGGCGCCCATTCTACCGAACGCGCGCCGCCTGCCACGAAGGTGAAACCCTCAGTCGACACTGGCGCACTGCACGGGCTGCGCGCCGAGCAGTGACGTAAGCACGGCCGGCGCGAGGCTGACGAGGTAGCCGCGACGCCCGCCGTTCAGGTAAATCGTCGGCAGCTCGAGGATGGTCGCCTCGACGTAGACGGGCATCGCCTTGCGCGTGCCGAACGGCGACGTGCCGCCGACGAGATAGCCCGAATGGCGGTTCGCGACCTCGGGCTTGCACGGCTCGACGCGCTTCGCGCCGATCTGCCGCGCGAGGTTCTTCGTCGACACCGTGCGGTCGCCGTGCATCAGCACGATCAGCGGCTTCGCGTGCTCGTCTTCCATCACGAGCGTCTTCACGACGCTGTGCTCGTCGACGCCGAGCTGGCGCGCCGATTCGCCGGTGCCGCCGTGCTCGACGTAGTCGTACGGATGCTCGCCGAACGCAACGCCGTGGCGGCGCAGCAACTGGGTCGCGGGGGTTTCGGACACATGCCTGGATTTGCTCATGGCGGCATTTTAAGGGTGAACGACCGGCGCGCGCGCGATCACGCCCGCGCGCCCGCACCGACGGTATACTCGCGGCCCGTTTTTCGCCGGGCGGCCTGCTGCGTCGCCGCAACGATTCCGTCCATCATCATTGCGGACATCGCGAAGCGCTATTGCCCGAATGGCCGATTGTGGCGCGCGCGCCGTCATGGCACGATCGTTCGCCAACCTCGTCGGCCGCCGCCCGCCCCTTTTCTGGAGACGCCATGTCCTCGTCCCTCCGTTCATCCGAGCCGCTCGACGTCGACGCACTGCTCGCCGCGCTGCCGCGCCGCATCGCCGACGTGCCCGCACGCTGGGCCGCGCTGGCGCCCGCGCATCCGGCGCTGATCGAGGACGCGCGCCGCCTGTCGTACGGCGACCTGTCGCGGGCCGTCGATGCCGCCGCCGCGCTGCTCGCCGACCTCGGCGTGCAAGGCGGCGACCGCGTGATGATCGTCGCCGAAAACTGCGTCGCGCAGATCGTGCTGCTGTTCGCGGCCGCCCGCCTCGACGCGTGGGCGCTCGTGTCGAACGCGCGCTTGTCCGCCAGCGAGCTCGACGCGATCGCCGCGCACGCGCGGCCGAAGCTGATCGCGTTCACCACCGACGCCTCGCCCGACGCGCGCACGCATGCCGAACGGCACGGTGCGACACCCGCCGGCACGCTACCGGTCGACGTCGGTGCATGGTCGTACCACGTCGACGCGAGCGCGCCGGGCGAACCGGTCGCCGCCGACGGTGCCGCGCAATGCGCGGCGCTGATCTACACGACCGGCACGACCGGCACGCCGAAGGGCGTGATGCTGTCGCATCGCAACCTGCTGTTCATCGCGGCGACGTCGAGCACGCTGCGCCGCGTGTCGCCCGACGACGTCGTCTACACGGTGCTGCCCGTATCGCACGTGTACGGGCTCGCGTCGGTCTGCCTCGGCAGCCTGTACGCGGGCGCGACGCTGCGGCTCGCGCCGCGCTTCTCGCCGGAAGCCGTGCGCGTCGCGCTCGCCGACGAAGGCGTCACGATCTTCCAGGGCGTGCCCGCGATGCACGCGAAGCTGCTCGAACACCTGCACACGCACGGCCATGCGTGGTGCGCGCCGCGCCTGCGCTTCGCGTATTCGGGCGGCTCGCCGCTCGACGCGAACCTGAAGGCGCGCGTCGAGCGCCTGTACGGCGTGCCGCTGCACAACGGCTACGGGATGACCGAAAGCAGCCCGACGATCACGCAGACGCCGCTCGACGCACCGCGCACCGACAGCTCGGTCGGCGTGCCGATTCCCGGCGTGGAGATGCGGATCGTCGCGCCGGACGGCACCGACGTGCCGCCGGGCGAAGTCGGCGAGATCCGCGTGCGCGGGCCGAACGTGATGCTCGGCTACTACCGCAACGCGGACGCCACGCACGCGGCCGTGTCGCCGGACGGCTGGCTGAGCACCGGCGATCTCGCGCGGCAGGAGGCGGACGGTGCGGTAACGATCGCGGGCCGCAGCAAGGAACTGATCATCCGGTCGGGCTTCAACGTCTATCCGGTCGAAGTCGAGCAGGTGCTGAACGCGCATCCGGACGTCGTGCAGGCGGCCGTCATCGGCCGCGCGGTCGAAGGCAACGAGGAAGTGCTCGCGTTCGTCGAACTAGTGCCCGGCGCGACGGCCGACGAAGCGGCGTTGCACGCCTGGTGTGCGGAGCGGCTCGCGCCTTACAAACGCCCCGCACACATCCGCGTACTCGACGCGCTGCCGGCCGCATCGACGGGCAAGGTCCTGAAGCACAAGTTGCGCGAGCTGGTCTGACTTGAACCGGCCGCGGCGCGTGACACTGCCTGCTCCGCACCGGATGCGCTAACCGCGCGGGTGGTGTTGCGCATGCAGCGTCTTCAAGCGCTCGCGTGCAACGTGCGTATAGATCTGCGTGGTCGAGATATCGCTGTGGCCGAGCAGCAGTTGCACGACGCGCAGGTCGGCGCCATGGTTCAGCAGGTGCGTCGCGAACGCGTGCCGCAGCGTATGCGGCGACAGGTGCGCGCGTACGTCCGCGTGCTGTGCGTGGCGCTTGATGATGTTCCAGAACTGCTGGCGCGTCATCCCGTCGCCGCGCGCGGTCACGAACAGCGCGTCGGCCGCGCGCGCACCGAGCAGCGCCGGCCGCGCCTCGCGCAGGTAGCGCTCGATCCACCCTTGCGCGACTTCGCCGAACGGCACGAGCCGCTCCTTCGAGCCCTTGCCCATCACGCGCACGACGCCCTCGTTGAGCCCGACCTCGACGGTCTTCAGCGTCACGAGCTCGCTCACGCGCAGCCCGCTCGCATACATCAGCTCGAGCATCGTACGATCGCGCAGGCCGAGCGGCGTGCCGATGTCGGGCGCACCGAGCAGCGCCTCGACCTGCGCCTCCGACAACGTCGACGGAAACCGGGCCGCCTGCTTCGCGGACGTGATCCGCAGCGTCGGGTCGGCGCTCGCGCGATGCTCGCGCACGGCCCAGCCGTAATAGCGCCGGAACACGGACAGCCGCCGGTTCGACGACGTCGCCTTGCCGTCGCTGCGCGCGGCGATGTAACCCGTCACCATCGCTTCGTCGGCGGAATCGAGCGACGCGTCGTGCGTCTCGGCCAGCCATTGTGAAAACAGCACCAGATCGCGCCGGTACGCATCGAGCGTGTTGCGCGCCAGCCCGTGCTCGAGCCACAGCGCATCGCAAAACACGTCGATCGACGCGCGGCTCGCGAGCAGCGCGGGGGACGCCTCGACGGCATCGCCGTCGACTTCGGGGGACATCAGCGATTCACTCATCAGTACGGCACGCCTTCGTGCGCCAGCAGCCAGCGCTTCACTTTCTGGTAATAACCGTTGTCGTCGTGGTTCGCGAAGCCGCCGAGTCCGCCCGCCGCGACGACGCGATGACACGGAATCACGAGCGGGAAGTAGTTCGCGCCGCATGCCTGGCCCACCGCGCGCGGCGCGCTGCCGATCCGCTTCGCGACCTGGCCGTAGGTCAGCACCGTGCCGGGCGGAATATCGCTGATCACGTCCCACACGCGGTGCTGGAACGCGCTGCCGACTTCGGCGAGCGGCAGGTCGAAGCGCGCCGACGCGCGCTCGAAATAACGTTCGATCTGCTTGACCGCACGCTGTGCGAGCGGCGAATCCGGATCGACCGACTTCACCGATTCGGGCAGATAGACGATCTCGCGCACCACCGCGGCATCCGTGCGGATGCCGACCTTGCCGAACGGCGCGTCGATGACTGCATTGAACATGGCCCTCTCCTGACCGATGGATGCGCGCGACACCACCGCGCGCCGACGACACTTTACGCCGCCTTCACGCGGCACGCAGCGCCCATTCGACATGCTCGCGCACGACCGGCGACGGGTCGTCGGCCCGCGCGCGCAACGCGGCGACGATCGCGTCGCGCGCCTGCGGCGTGAGCCGGCCCGCGTCCGCGCGCAGCGCATTGCCGAGCCCGACCGCGAGATTGCGCAGCCAGCTTTCGTAGCCGATGCGCCGGATCGCACTGCCCTGCATCTGCGTATCGAACGCGTCCGCGTCCCATGCAAACAGCTCGACGAGCGTCGCGCGATCGAGGCCGTGCCGCACGTCGAAATCGGCGACGGGCGCGGCCTGCGCGAACTTGTTCCACGGGCACACGAGCTGGCAGTCGTCGCAGCCGTACACGCGATTGCCGATCATCGGCCGCAGCGGCTCGGGGATGCTGCCTTTCAGTTCGATCGTCAGATACGAGATGCAGCGGCGCGCGTCGACGCGGTACGGCTCGACGATCGCGCCGGTCGGGCAGGCATCGATGCAGCGCGTGCAACTGCCGCAGTGTGCGCCGGGCGTCTCGGGCGCGGTGTCGGGGGACGTGTGCGCATCGGTCGGCAGCGGAACGTCGACGTAGATCTCGCCGAGGAAAAACAGCGAGCCCGCATCGCGCTGCAGCAGCAGCGTGTGCTTGCCGCGCCAGCCGACGCCGGCCTTCTGCGCGAGCTCGACCTCGAGCACGGGCGCCGAATCGGTGAACACGCGGTAGCCGAACGCGCCGATCTCCTGCTCGATGCGCTCGGCGAGCGTCTGCAGGCGGTTGCGCAGCACCTTGTGATAGTCGCGCCCGCGTGCGTAGATCGACACGACGGCCGCCTGCGGATCGTCGAGCCGCGCCCGTTCGCGCGCACGCCAGTCGTGCAGTGCGAGCGCGCCCGGCTCGCTTTCAGCCGCGTCGGCGGCGAGCGTTTCGGCCGGCAGATAGGCGAGCCGGGCGGAGATCACGCGTCGCGTACCGGCCACAAGTTCGGCCGGACGCGCGCGTTTCATCCCATGTTTCGCCATATAATCCATTTCGCCGTGGTATCCGGCTTCCAGCCAGGCGGCGAGGCCTGCTTCGGCATCCGAGAGAT of Burkholderia sp. HI2500 contains these proteins:
- the plsY gene encoding glycerol-3-phosphate 1-O-acyltransferase PlsY, whose protein sequence is MQILLAALVAYLIGSVSFAVVVSGAMGLADPRSYGSKNPGATNVLRSGNKKAAILTLVGDAFKGWIAVWLARRFGLPDVAVAWVAIAVFLGHLYPVFFRFQGGKGVATAAGVLLAVHPVLGLATALTWLIVAFFFRYSSLAALVAAVFAPVFDVFLFGTSHNPVAWAVLAMSVLLVWRHRGNIAKLLAGQESRIGEKKKAAADGGAQDGGKA
- the ybaK gene encoding Cys-tRNA(Pro) deacylase, whose translation is MSKSRHVSETPATQLLRRHGVAFGEHPYDYVEHGGTGESARQLGVDEHSVVKTLVMEDEHAKPLIVLMHGDRTVSTKNLARQIGAKRVEPCKPEVANRHSGYLVGGTSPFGTRKAMPVYVEATILELPTIYLNGGRRGYLVSLAPAVLTSLLGAQPVQCASVD
- a CDS encoding class I adenylate-forming enzyme family protein, producing MSSSLRSSEPLDVDALLAALPRRIADVPARWAALAPAHPALIEDARRLSYGDLSRAVDAAAALLADLGVQGGDRVMIVAENCVAQIVLLFAAARLDAWALVSNARLSASELDAIAAHARPKLIAFTTDASPDARTHAERHGATPAGTLPVDVGAWSYHVDASAPGEPVAADGAAQCAALIYTTGTTGTPKGVMLSHRNLLFIAATSSTLRRVSPDDVVYTVLPVSHVYGLASVCLGSLYAGATLRLAPRFSPEAVRVALADEGVTIFQGVPAMHAKLLEHLHTHGHAWCAPRLRFAYSGGSPLDANLKARVERLYGVPLHNGYGMTESSPTITQTPLDAPRTDSSVGVPIPGVEMRIVAPDGTDVPPGEVGEIRVRGPNVMLGYYRNADATHAAVSPDGWLSTGDLARQEADGAVTIAGRSKELIIRSGFNVYPVEVEQVLNAHPDVVQAAVIGRAVEGNEEVLAFVELVPGATADEAALHAWCAERLAPYKRPAHIRVLDALPAASTGKVLKHKLRELV
- the xerD gene encoding site-specific tyrosine recombinase XerD, with the translated sequence MSESLMSPEVDGDAVEASPALLASRASIDVFCDALWLEHGLARNTLDAYRRDLVLFSQWLAETHDASLDSADEAMVTGYIAARSDGKATSSNRRLSVFRRYYGWAVREHRASADPTLRITSAKQAARFPSTLSEAQVEALLGAPDIGTPLGLRDRTMLELMYASGLRVSELVTLKTVEVGLNEGVVRVMGKGSKERLVPFGEVAQGWIERYLREARPALLGARAADALFVTARGDGMTRQQFWNIIKRHAQHADVRAHLSPHTLRHAFATHLLNHGADLRVVQLLLGHSDISTTQIYTHVARERLKTLHAQHHPRG
- a CDS encoding methylated-DNA--[protein]-cysteine S-methyltransferase; the protein is MFNAVIDAPFGKVGIRTDAAVVREIVYLPESVKSVDPDSPLAQRAVKQIERYFERASARFDLPLAEVGSAFQHRVWDVISDIPPGTVLTYGQVAKRIGSAPRAVGQACGANYFPLVIPCHRVVAAGGLGGFANHDDNGYYQKVKRWLLAHEGVPY
- the queG gene encoding tRNA epoxyqueuosine(34) reductase QueG — encoded protein: MNRLPELAASDRPSTRAEGAAPCALDDAALTALAARIRAWGRELGFGAIGISDTDLSDAEAGLAAWLEAGYHGEMDYMAKHGMKRARPAELVAGTRRVISARLAYLPAETLAADAAESEPGALALHDWRARERARLDDPQAAVVSIYARGRDYHKVLRNRLQTLAERIEQEIGAFGYRVFTDSAPVLEVELAQKAGVGWRGKHTLLLQRDAGSLFFLGEIYVDVPLPTDAHTSPDTAPETPGAHCGSCTRCIDACPTGAIVEPYRVDARRCISYLTIELKGSIPEPLRPMIGNRVYGCDDCQLVCPWNKFAQAAPVADFDVRHGLDRATLVELFAWDADAFDTQMQGSAIRRIGYESWLRNLAVGLGNALRADAGRLTPQARDAIVAALRARADDPSPVVREHVEWALRAA